The Sander lucioperca isolate FBNREF2018 chromosome 4, SLUC_FBN_1.2, whole genome shotgun sequence DNA segment acatatatatatacatatatatatacatacatacatatatatacatatatatatacatatatatatacatacatacatatatatatatacatacatatatatatacatacatatatatacatacatatatatacatatatatacatacatatatacatatatatacatacatatatacatacatatatatacatacatatatacatacatacatacacatacatatatacatacatacatacatatatatatatacatatacatatatatatacacatatacatatatacacatatacatatacatacatatatatacatatatatatacatacatatatatacatatatatatacatatacatacatatacatatatatacatacatatacatatatatacatacatatacatatatatacatacatatacatacatacatacatatatatatatacatacatacatatatatacatacatatatatacatacatatatatacatacatacatatacatacatacatatatacatacatatatacatacatatatatatatatatacatatatacatacatatatacatacatatatatatatacatacatatatatatatacatacatatatatatatacatacatatatatatatacatacatatatacatacatacatatatatatatatacatatatatatatatatatatatatatacacacacatacatatatatatatatacacacatacatatatatatatatatacacatacatatatatacatacatacatacatatatatacatacatacatacatatatatacatatatatacatacatatatatatatacacatatatacatatacatatatacatatatatatatatatatacatatatacatatacatatatacatatatatatatacacacatatatatatatatatatatatatacacacacatatatatatatatatatatatatatacacacatatatatatatatacatatatatacacacatatatatatatatacatatatatacacacatacatacatacatatatatatatatatatacacacacatacatatatatacacatatatatatacatatatatatatatatatacatatatatacacacacatacatatatatacacatatatatatacatatatatatatatatatatatacacacacatatatacatatatacacacacatatatacatatacatatatatatatatacacacacatatatacatatacatatatatatatatacacatatatatatatatacacatatatacatatacatatacatatatatatatatatacacatatatatatatatatatatatatatatatatatatatatatatatatatatatatatgtgtgtgtgtgtgtgtgtgtgtgtgtgtgtgtgtgtgtgtctctctctgtgtgtgtgtgtaccgttTGACCAGGATGCGGATGGGGTCTGTCATGAACTTGTTGGTCATCTCCAGGATCTCGTGTGGCAGCGTGGCGCTGATCAGAACCACCTGGGTGGCCGGAGGAAGGTACCGGTACACATCGTAGATCTGCTCCTTAAAAcctccacacacagacacacacacatacacacactatcaGTACAGCtgctacacagacacacaacacacaccatcaCTACAGCtgctgcacagacacacaacacacaccttcactACAGCtgctgcacagacacacacacacacacacacacactatcagtACAGCtgctacacagacacacaacacacaccttcactACAGCtgctacacagacacacacacacaatcactacAGCtgctacacagacacacacacaatcactacAGCTGCtgccaaaacacacagacacacacaatgctgcactaacacacacacacacacacacacacacacacacacacagctgtactaacacacagacacacactgctgCACTAACAGTAATAGTTAGTTTTGACTACACATGGCAGTTAGTTCTGGTGACTCGGCAGATTTCGATACTGAACTTTAGCACTAACGCGTGCAGCCTTTCTCAAACACCATGTGTTATAGTAACGTCTGTTCTCAAACACTGGACACATGGTAATAGTAACGACTCTGTTCTCAAACACTGGACACATGGTTATTGTAACGTCTGTTCTCAAACACTGGACACATGGTTATTGTGACTGTTTATAGTTTGATCCACTGTGATAAGTTAACGTATGAACCTTTGTTGAGCATCTCGTCGGCCTCGTCCAGGACCAGCATCTTGATGGCTCTGGTCCTCAGACTCCGGCGGCGAATCATATCTGCAGAAACACAACAAGCATCAGCTGGCGCTCTCCTCCCAGGCTCCACATCAAGCTGACATTCATTCAACTGACGGGAATCTTTCTACGTGTGCCTCTCTGCACTGCCCCAATACTAggggtagtagtagtagttaggGTATACTACTGGGTCAgggttagtagtagtagttaggGTATATTATAGTGATAGTAACACTAGGAGGGTATATTTTAGATTTTACCAAACACGCGGCCGGGCGTGCCAGACACCACGTGTTGGCCGTAGTCCAGCTTGCGGATGTCTTCGCCCACGTTGGTGCCTCCGATGCAGGCGTGGCACTGTACGTTCATGTAGTCCCCCAGAGCCAGCAGAACCTTCTGGATCTGCCCCGCCAGCTCTCTGGTGGGGGCCAGGATCAGAGCCTGGGTCTCCCGCACctacacacaggaaacacacgTCAGACAGGAAACAGCACGTCAGACACCGGAAACAGCACGTCAGCTGATTGGTGGACTGCTGTGTATGTCCGGTCTGAACGCGTCACGCTGTCTCTACTTCCTACTGACCTGGATGTCGAGGCACTGCAGCACCGACACGCAGAAAGTGGCCGTCTTTCCCGTTCCAGACTGGGACCTGAACACAGCAGAGACCAGCTGTTAGAGGACAACATGGCCGACTGGCTACAGTCACATGACTGAGACCAGCTGTTAGAGGACAACATGGCTGTCACATGACTAGCGGCGGAGGATCTTACTGGGCGATGACGTCTCTGCCTTTGATGATCTGTTTGATGGCTCTCTGCTGGATCGCTGACGGCTTCTCAAAACCTGAAAAACAGATAGACACAGTAAACATCTGGAGACAGTAAACATCTGGAGACAGTAAACATCTGGAgattaggcctgtcacgatagtcaataaattaattaatcgcacgataaaaacAATGAGCTTGATAATTTTTacggccgcgataatttccatttgcatgcttgttttccttgtctctgtgtctctctctctctctgtccctctccctgtgtgtctctctctctctctctctaccaaagagactggaggaccactctcggttccttagcgtaacgaggagtgaaccctcttgtgggagagacacagagagagacagcgagagagagagagacagagacagagagagacagaaagagagagacagagagagagagagagagagagacagagagagagagagacagagacagagagagagagacagaaagagagagacagagagagagagagagagacagaaagagagagacagagagagagagacagagagagacagagagagagagacagagagagagagagagacagagagagagagacagagagagagagagacagacagagagagagagagacagagagagagagagacagagagagagagagacagacagagagagagagagagagagagagagagagagagagagacacacacagagagagacagcgagagagagacagagagagagacagagagagagagagacagagagagagagacacagaaaacgctagttgagagttggagcagcagggctccagactgcgaccaaatagtcgcattttgcgaccaaaatttgagagtgtgTTGAGAGTTTacatgtgcgaccagtaaatttgctcccttttttacacgttaaacgggtttgaaaattgacagagagcggagctctgacacacacacacacacacacacacacacacacacacatatagctgcggacggagcaaactacgtcggctctgcagtttttttttttgaagtcacagtgagtcacggaaatgctgataaagtggtttcaagtgtggttacagtttttcataacttcacgcagacagcgtttgctgtgacatgatattaatggagagctgaaagcggtcgcggtgctgttgatGTTGCACTTcctaagcaggcacaacagtggtttctgtgccctggggactgactgacaggctgaggttgtaaggcaaggcaactttatctctacagcacctttcagcaacaaggcaactttatctctacagcacctttcagcaacaaggcaactttatctctacagcacctttcagcaacaaggcaactttatctctacagcacctttcagcaacaaggcaactttatctctacagcacctttcagcaacaaggcaactttatctctacagcacctttcagcaacaaggcaattcaaagtgctttacatgaaacattaaagagcaattaaaaacagtcatgaaaataaaacaggctaaaaaagaatatacaaatacaagaataaaagctacagtgagtaagaaatgaataattattccatttaataggttgtagggatgtgtgcccctaaattttctggttgcgcccctaaaattttcagttggggccactgtgctcctagtgaaaaatgttagtctggagccctggggtgtgtgtgtttcctgcagcacgttgcagttaaggcgccgtcaaaaaaagtatatgagcgatatccacgtgttactcggcgtcctgttttctccctttcattccaaaccacagcTGACATCCTGCAGGCGGAGCCGCTGGAGAcaggctctgtgtgtctgtgtctgtgtgtgtgtgtgtgtctgtgtgtgtgtgtgtctctgtgtgtgtgtgtgtgtctctgtgtgtgtgtctgtgtctgtctctgtctgtgtgtgtgtgtgtctctgtgtgtgtgtgtctgtgtgtctgtgtgtgtgtgtgtctgtgtctgtgtgtgtgtgtgtgtgtgtgtgtctctgtgtgtgtgtgtgtgtgtctctgtgtgtgtgtctgtgtctgtctctgtctgtgtgtgtgtgtgtctctgtgtgtgtgtgtgtgtgtgtgtctctgtgtgtgtgtgtgtgtctctgtgtgtgtgtctgtgtctgtctctgtctgtgtgtgtgtgtgtctctgtgtgtgtgtgtgtctgtgtgtctgtgtgtgtgtctgtgtgtgtgtgtgtctctgtgtgtgtgtctgtgtctgtctctgtctgtgtgtgtgtgtgtctctgtgtgtgtgtgtgtctgtgtgtgtgtgtgtctgtgtctctgtgtgtgtgtgtgtctgtctgtctgtgtgtgtgtgtgtgtgtgtgtgtgtgtgtgtgtctctgtgtgtgtgtgtgtgtgtgtgtgtgtgtgtgtgtgtgtgtgtctgtgtgtgtgtgtgtgtgtgtctctgtgtgtgtgtgtgtgtgtgtgtgtgtgtgtgtgtgtgtgtgtctgtgtgtgtctgtgtgtgtgtgtgtgtgtgtgtgtctgtgtgtgtctgtgtctctgtgtgtgtgtgtgtgtgtgtctgtgtgtctgtctgtgtgtgtgtgtgtgtgtgtctgtgtgtgtgtgtctctgtgtgtgtgtgtgtgtgtgtgtgtgtgtgtgtgtgtctctgtgtgtgtgtgtgtctctgtgtgtgtgtgtgtgtgtgtctctgtgtgtgtgtgtgtgtgtgtgtgtgtgtctctgtgtgtgtgtgtgtctctgtgtgtgtgtctgtgtctgtctctgtctgtgtgtgtgtgtgtctctgtgtgtgtgtgtgtgtctgtgtgtctgtgtgtgtgtgtctctgtgtgtgtgtgtgtctgtctgtctgtctctgtgtgtgtgtgtgtgtgtgtgtgtgtctctgtgtgtgtgtgtgtgtgtgtgtctctgtgtgtgtgtgtgtgtgtgtgtgtgtctgtgtgtgtgtgtgtgtgtgtgtgtgtctctgtgtgtgtgtgtgtgtgtgtgtgtgtgtctctgtgtgtgtgtgtctctgtgtgtgtgtgtgtgtgtgtgtgtgtgtgtgtgtgtgtgtgtgtgtgtgtgtgtgtgtgtgtgtgttggcccgCCCCCacgaagctccgacctgcagaggagcagaagctgcaccttcgccaaaatgaagactgaaaaacagaactattttggtacaaacatttacttcaGGGCTCTAGAGTGCCAAAAACAATGTGTAAGGGTGCGACTAAGATGTTTCCTAGGTCACACCGGTGCCCCTAACGTCCTCTCACCTGCTGCCTCTCCACTAAGGAAGCGATGTCGTTTATATCAATATGGTTTAATGTTACGTGACCCATTCcttctgtaaagccgtgcctgtgtttggacccccccccccattcactcacacacggcCCCCCAGCGCCGCCGGTCcacactgctgacatttgtctacagttgtAATTATTATTACCACAGCTGTATATTAAGTATGAGAGGGGAACCTGTGTTAAttatttaggtgcaccagcacaaaatttaggtgcTCCCAAATTGTTCGTCCCGTCGCCATTAACGCCACAATTTCAAGATCACCTTTTTATCACGCTCCATATACATTCACATATATAttatgtcaattattttaaacaagaataagGAGTTGgtacgttttttttatttgaagcacAATTATACTGTCCTCAAAGTCTTATAGCGGATCCCCCCCTCGCTGTCCCATGCCCCCCCCTCGCTGtcccatgccccccccccctgctgtgGCATGCCACCCCCTCGCTGtcccctgccccccccccccccctccctgctGTGGCATGCCACCCCCCCCCTCGCTGATTAAAAcagatgtgattaaaataaaatgcaaagacagggaTCCTGCccagtttgaaaatatacagctgcaacacatgtaaattatctgaaataaatagcctgggatatatatatatatatatatatatatatatatatatatatatatatatctgagaaagctccttcattggttttcaacaacaataacagacccAGATAGCCCAGTAGGTCatatagggagagagagagaggggggagagagggagagggggggggagagagagagagagagagggagaggggggagagagggggagtacGATGGACTGAAGTATGCTCCTCACAGAGTACAGTCCAGCAGGGCTGGATGCTCTTTGGTGGGTCAGTGGCGTTAACGTCTggtgtatgaaatgtctgtatcgtccctggctgcgctgtgtttttatgaactatgataatgtggccgtgggtcacatctctcgcccaggtccagcaggctccgTCTCACGCTATTACTCAACCAGCTGACGTTACTTACATTCAATAACTTCTAATGTGATTCAGCAgaaacactggtaccaatacaggttCCCCTCTCATACTTAATATACAGCTGTGGTAATAATACAGGTTCCCCTCTCATACTTAATATGCAGCTGTCTCGATACTAGGGAGTGTGGCGAGCTGGTTTAGCCGAGGCCCAAGGGGAAGAAGGCCAGATTACACTGGTTCAGAGCCACGACACTGGAAACGTTACACTAATCTCCAACAGCAGTCTGGGTCTGATATAACATCATTTACTCTGATTTAAGTGCTCTTGGATAAAGTCTGTTACAGGAGTGTGACgtgcaggctctgcatgcacagtCAACCACCAATCAGGATCAATCttaatcaatttatcaaacaaccaaagcaggccCCGCTAGTGGACCACATCCTGAAGTTTAGAGGAAGTAACATGCATACATTATTAATATCACTGACTTCAGCCTGGATtgatattatatgaatacaGTAGGGCTGGTCcaaataccattttttgagcttcgaagCTTCGGTAGTAATGAGCATCGAATATTCGAAGCTTCGTAGAGAGGACATATTATTATCTCTAATAAAGGCAGgaatctctgtgtgtctgtttgcattTGGATTATTTTGAGAACCTTTCATCCAAACGACTTCACAAGGGAGTGCAGTGTCGTATTTGGTGCAATATAGACAGGCCAGACGCGTTCAGAATGAATAAACGTTTAATAAACGACAGAACAGCGCGAGCAGGAAGCGGCGCGCCTCACGCGAGCAGGGCTTATATGTCCCGAGAACGGAGACTTCACTAATtatataaaacagtggttctcaaccggtgGACACTCTCCTGGGGGGGCGCGAGGAGGCTACAGGacgggaggaaaaaaaaaaatcacataatgtaactacacgtcgcggcgacgcacgctgttcggtcgtggctgggtagcgttgcatttcctccccgactcatttcctggttctccttctccatcaacaacatgagatcaaggagagagTTAACTTCTTCTGCTGCAGATCTCCCACCGtggtctttgtttctctcactatgactccatagtcggtactcgctctaaagctaaacgccgtcactctctcacttctccctctaccacccccacacacacacacacacacacacacacacacacacacacaccagtgcacaagtataaacatcaggccacttttgtaggttacggagaaagctctgcgtggagcctccgcactgtaaaacaaatcatcctcctggcgacttttttgtaaaaagcgactagcgacaaatctagcaacttttactggtgttattggagacttttgtggtgtttggagactcaaaagcacgtatcactctgcagttatgtgctcaacgagcagcgggtgctgccgtgagcccccccccacccccccgtccaaaagccctcccaggcggtcagtctctcagtagcctcgcggagcagtcccagcctgcagagaggagacacacaccactccacgtccaggctgcacacacgcacacatcgttacatcatagcctcaacttattgaaaacacaactaatccacatccaaattatttcaaacccaaacaaaaatagagatttctagtgaggaccaacaaggcaaccgacgcaccaccagctgcaaaaaagctttgaaGGTACGATGAAGCATACCTGGCTcaggtctcacattaacatcAGCTACCTGCAAGCTTCTGGAGAAAATACAGATGATCTGCCTTCTGTTAGGACTAGTAATAATAACTATAATAAAGCATACATTCATATCAGAGGTCTGGTGCCAATTCCCAATTATAGCAATAtcctagtaatgataataggcctactgataataataataataataataataataataataataataataataataataataataataataatagtgtgggcctaaaaataatagcctagcctagggctatctatccatctatgcAAGGTGGTGTAGTGGGGGTGGTGCCGGGGGGGTAACTGTAATGAACCAGCTTTGGGGGGGCCCAGCTTTTAAAAGGTTGAGAAGCCCTGATATAAAACATATGTTGATGGCTGTGAATGCGATACCTGGGGATGTACCTATATAGACCCATTATTATCAGGCTGGGCTACAGCAGGCTACGTTTTTACTGTTCGTCATTAACTGCCGTAGCCTATTCAcaagtcacgttattttccatGAAGGAAAGCAGCTCGTTCTACAGACAGACCTCAGGGATTCTCAGCTTGATGTGCTGTTGTGGTAGGCCACTTTCTAACTGCATATTTGACCCTCTGCCTTTGTCTTGTCCTCACTTCATTTAAAGTTCTCCCACACAGATGAAGTCTTCGGCATGTTTGTCTTCTTTTCGCTGAATCGTGACGGTAATGACGTTCAACTCGTGGGCGTTTTAACTGGGGATGTGACGAGACGTCCCAGTAAAATCTCAAAGTCTCCTATACTTCGCAGTAGATTAATTTAGATTGATAATAACGGGTAAAAAggataatacattttgtttctattattttattttccacaatGTCAAAGCAACGCAGCTTAACCCAAAATACCAGCTCAGGCATAAACTTCTGTCCAAGCAGACCGTTCTGCTCCAGCCAGAGAATACTCCCGCTGTCCAagaacaaacaaatatatatatatatatatttattaagtatAACCAGGTTGGGTTGTCCATCCTATTAACATGGCTAGGCTATATAAGAAAACTGTAAAAGAGAGTATTATATTTCAAACATATTCAAGCGCAAATGAGAACCATTTGGAGGGGGATGCCAGgttatgcaaaaaaaacaaaaacaaaaaaaacaacgaaTATTCGAAtgtcagagacagacacacacacacacacacacacacacacacacacacacagagagacacacacacacacacagagagagagagagagagacacacacacacacacacagagagagagagagagacacacacacacacacacagagagagagagagacacacacacacacacacacacacacacacacacacacagagagagagagagacacacacacacacacagagagagagagagagagacacacacacacacacagagagagagagagagacacacacacacacacacacacagagacacacacacacagagagacacagagagacacacacacacacacagagacacacacacacacacacacagacacacacacacacagagacacacacacacacacacacagacacacagagagacacacacacacagagagacacacacacacacagagagacacacacacagagacacacacacagagagacacacacacacacacacagagacacacacacacacacacacacacacagagagagagagagagagacacacacacacacacacacacacacacagagagagagagagacacacacacacacagagagacacacacacacacacacacacacacacacacacacacacacagagagagagacacacacacacacacacacagagagagagacacacacacacacacacacacacacacacacagagagacagtgtGTAGGTTAGTACTCTGATGCAGTATTCTGACTGTTAATACTATGATGCTGTGTATTCCCACCCAGCTGTAGTGTAAATTGTAGTATTCTGACTGTTAATACTATGATGCTGTGTATTACTACCCAGCTGTAGTGTAAATAGCAGTATTATCAGCTGTTAAAGTACATATAGTCAACTAAAGGTTGGGGATTCGTTATTGTGGCTAATCTTCCAGTAGTGTCTGTGTTTTGGAGCTACTGCGCAGGCGCTAACTGACTGACTACGAAGTGGAGCTAAAGGCTGTAAATAGTCTGAACGGGATGAGATGCTAAGTCACATCACTCCGCTAACACTTAATATTATAgcattatatatatagtattattattgttgttaacTGACGAACACACGCAGCGCCAGCGGGAggagctaatgctaacgctaaccgAAGTTAACATTTCAATAACTAAACCACCCAtccatttaattaattaattaagaaGTGACTGCTGCCTTCTATAACCCACTCAGTCGCCCGGTGTAGCTCCAGCTGACTGGATGGGACGGAGTTAGTCTATAAAGAATAGAAACACGGTGAGAAACAGTTAGCTTTAGCATCCGGAGCTAACTAGGCCCGGAGGCCGCGCGGATCCCCGGCCTACCGTAAGCGTAGATGCCGCGGAGCAGGTCCTCCCGCAGGCCCATGGTGTCGAAGGTGGGGGTCACATCCACCTCCTCGCTGGTCTCGAACTCCACCTTAGTCATGTCTTCTTCCCGCAGGAGTCTCTTCCTGCCCTGAACCACGGCAGCAGCCATTTCTCTTCGTTATTCCGCTGAAACAGACCGGGAGTCTCCGCTGAGCGATtactgctaactgctaacacgGGGAGAAAGAGCGCCGCGTGGGTCGCGCCGATGACGTGACACAGACGGGACAGCGTCATCACCACGACCACGCCCCCTTCCGGGGAGAAGGGACGCAGCTACGGCCAAGCGTTACGCAACATTACGCAAAATCTCGCTAATAATctattatatatctatatatataatccATATtatatctattattatatatctatataatagatatataaatatatatatatatatatatatatatatatatatatatatatatatatatatatatatatataatggataTATAATccatatttaatatattattatatatctgCTGTAGTAATCgctaaaagtaaaagaaaattacaaaattgcttctgggctccaattattcataatactgtaatggtattctctccctctaattattcataatactgtaatggtattctctctctctaattattcataatactgtaatggtattctctctctctaattattcataatactgtaatggtattctctctctctaattattcataatactgtaatggtattatCTCCCTCATCCCGCCTAGCTATGCCCCCCCCACTCGAAACCATCAgttgcacctctgaccccaaagtctgtcagtttttagtttttttttgttcatatgcagttaatgaccttcatattccacaaagtagagggagagaataccattacagtattgaataattggacccagacacaattttgtaattttctaaatttctcaacctctgaataaaaacagaaaattggaaaaacaggttaaagatccaattttttaatttgtcaaggtggaaaaaaatgaaaaattggatatttgaacccatttttctgtttttccaaatgtctgtttgtgcttagaaaactGAACTGATAAGTGTTACACTGACCGTAACACCACCCAAAACCAATATGAACTTAAAATGGGTGAAAACATCATCACTGACACTGACAGTGCACAAGTTGCAGATGAATTCAATAACTTCTTCATACAATCTGCTAACAACTTTGCATTGAGCTTTCCAAGCAGGAACGATATCGGTCTGACAACAACAGACCTGCTGGAAGATCAGGACAACTCATTCAGCTCAGAGAGGATGGTCAGACAGCTGCTCTCAAAGCTGTACACCACCTAAACACCACCTTCTCAAAAGGTATTTATAATTTAGATACAGCCCTTCTTAA contains these protein-coding regions:
- the eif4a3 gene encoding eukaryotic initiation factor 4A-III; protein product: MAAAVVQGRKRLLREEDMTKVEFETSEEVDVTPTFDTMGLREDLLRGIYAYGFEKPSAIQQRAIKQIIKGRDVIAQSQSGTGKTATFCVSVLQCLDIQVRETQALILAPTRELAGQIQKVLLALGDYMNVQCHACIGGTNVGEDIRKLDYGQHVVSGTPGRVFDMIRRRSLRTRAIKMLVLDEADEMLNKGFKEQIYDVYRYLPPATQVVLISATLPHEILEMTNKFMTDPIRILVKRDELTLEGIKQFFVAVEREEWKFDTLCDLYDTLTITQAVIFCNTKRKVDWLTEKMREANFTVSSMHGDMPQKERESIMKEFRSGASRVLISTDVWARGLDVPQVSLIINYDLPNNRELYIHRIGRSGRYGRKGVAINFVKNDDIRILRDIEQYYSTQIDEMPMNVADLI